A portion of the Celeribacter baekdonensis genome contains these proteins:
- a CDS encoding ABC transporter permease, which produces MSRAVVFGGAYAIAFFSFLFGPLIIMVITAFNSSKFPRVVPWECFTTGWFAELFGNARLMDGLLNSVIIGVGVVALAVPIGLAGALALSELPSKLRATLYTVLILPILIPGVVLGISTIVLWGQMSRGLGGAVQAGIYNGYFLTIVGQITFVSAYAMLVFIARLQRFDATQTEAALDLGATPGQAFRKILLPFMAPAIGSAAFITLLASFENYNTTVFTVLSESTFTTALASKVRHGTDPSLSALAVIIITITLVGALTNEAVQRRKEAELGGKASRSPLYANPVTRALTHPGVVFAILVAIVVTVSYIGSKHDSSVCEAAILQDKLDRQAELRAAQKAKIEAQEAEQGITVPKPEGGFGGAFGGLGGAAPATPAPKPQGGFGGAFGGIAPPAPSE; this is translated from the coding sequence ATGAGCCGGGCGGTTGTTTTTGGTGGCGCTTACGCCATCGCGTTTTTCTCCTTTTTGTTTGGTCCGCTGATCATCATGGTGATCACCGCCTTCAACTCGTCGAAATTCCCCCGCGTGGTGCCATGGGAATGTTTCACCACCGGCTGGTTTGCCGAACTGTTTGGCAATGCGCGGTTGATGGACGGGCTGCTCAATTCGGTGATCATCGGCGTGGGGGTGGTCGCGCTGGCGGTGCCGATCGGGCTTGCGGGCGCTTTGGCTTTGTCAGAGCTGCCCTCGAAATTGCGCGCGACGCTTTATACCGTGTTGATCCTGCCGATCCTGATCCCCGGCGTGGTCTTGGGCATTTCGACCATCGTGCTTTGGGGCCAGATGTCCCGTGGGCTCGGCGGAGCGGTCCAAGCCGGGATTTACAACGGTTATTTCCTGACCATTGTGGGCCAGATCACCTTTGTCTCCGCCTATGCGATGTTGGTGTTCATTGCCCGGTTGCAACGCTTTGATGCCACCCAAACCGAGGCGGCTTTGGACCTTGGCGCCACCCCCGGTCAGGCGTTTCGCAAAATCCTCTTGCCCTTTATGGCCCCGGCGATTGGCTCGGCGGCCTTCATCACGCTTCTGGCCTCGTTTGAGAATTACAACACCACGGTGTTCACCGTCCTCTCGGAAAGCACATTCACCACAGCTCTGGCCTCAAAGGTGCGTCATGGCACCGATCCGTCGCTCTCCGCTTTGGCCGTGATCATCATCACCATCACGCTGGTCGGGGCCTTGACCAACGAGGCGGTGCAACGGCGCAAAGAGGCGGAACTGGGCGGCAAGGCGTCGCGTTCGCCGCTTTACGCAAACCCGGTGACGCGCGCGTTGACCCATCCGGGCGTGGTGTTCGCGATCCTCGTGGCGATTGTGGTGACGGTGTCCTATATCGGCTCCAAACACGACAGCTCGGTCTGTGAGGCGGCCATTTTGCAAGACAAACTCGACCGCCAAGCCGAACTGCGCGCCGCGCAAAAGGCCAAAATCGAGGCGCAAGAGGCGGAGCAGGGCATCACCGTACCGAAACCCGAAGGCGGGTTTGGTGGGGCATTTGGTGGTTTGGGCGGGGCGGCACCTGCCACTCCAGCGCCCAAACCCCAAGGCGGATTTGGCGGAGCCTTCGGCGGCATCGCACCGCCCGCGCCGAGCGAGTGA
- a CDS encoding ABC transporter permease — MKHLTQAYRALANRHGMGAALFVAIAVTLWVVVFITLPQLSMLDYSFRFNLPADQIGTEADHYTLENFHSFFFNADGSLNRLDLVILGRTLLAAAIVTFIDVIICYPIAYILAHGAKGVAARLMVIGLIIPYWINEILRAFAFRVLFGATGVVNTVGMQMGLWDVPVDFIRADVALYFGLSYAYILLMIFPMYNAIEALDHTQVEAARDMGAPLWRVHWRVVLPIAKPGIVSGATMVFMLTAGALAAPQILGGPSNLWFTQVIYQWFNESSNWPRGSAYAVVLLLTCISFVLLMMRVFKVSVGEIGK; from the coding sequence ATGAAACATTTGACACAGGCCTACCGCGCGCTGGCCAATCGGCATGGCATGGGCGCAGCGTTGTTTGTCGCCATCGCTGTGACGCTTTGGGTGGTGGTGTTCATCACCCTGCCGCAACTGTCGATGCTCGATTATTCGTTCCGCTTTAACCTGCCCGCGGATCAGATTGGCACCGAGGCGGATCACTACACGCTGGAGAATTTCCACAGCTTTTTCTTCAACGCGGATGGGTCGCTCAACAGGTTGGATTTGGTCATTTTGGGTCGCACGCTCTTGGCCGCCGCCATCGTCACGTTCATTGATGTGATCATCTGTTATCCCATCGCCTATATCCTTGCCCATGGGGCCAAAGGCGTGGCGGCGCGGTTGATGGTGATCGGCTTGATCATCCCGTATTGGATCAATGAAATCCTGCGCGCTTTTGCCTTTCGCGTGCTGTTTGGGGCCACCGGCGTGGTCAATACGGTGGGGATGCAGATGGGGCTTTGGGACGTGCCAGTGGATTTCATCCGTGCCGATGTCGCGCTCTATTTTGGCCTGTCTTATGCCTATATCTTGCTGATGATTTTCCCGATGTACAATGCCATCGAGGCGCTCGATCACACCCAAGTCGAAGCCGCCCGCGACATGGGCGCACCGCTCTGGCGGGTGCATTGGCGGGTGGTGTTGCCGATTGCCAAACCGGGCATCGTGTCGGGGGCGACCATGGTGTTTATGCTCACCGCCGGGGCCTTGGCCGCACCGCAAATCCTGGGCGGGCCATCAAACCTGTGGTTCACCCAAGTCATCTACCAATGGTTCAATGAAAGCTCCAACTGGCCGCGCGGCTCGGCCTATGCGGTGGTGTTGCTTTTGACCTGTATCTCTTTTGTTTTGTTGATGATGCGGGTGTTTAAGGTCTCTGTTGGGGAGATCGGAAAATGA
- a CDS encoding ABC transporter ATP-binding protein encodes MPDSSPANSPDRSVLLDHVSIRFGNFTAVDNANLKINSGEFFSFLGPSGCGKTTLLRCISGFSDPTEGRVLIGAKDMKGVGPNKRPTALIFQHLALFPLMSVADNIAFPLEVRGVSKKQRRRKAEELLDMIALPGIGDKKVSELSGGQKQRVAIARALAVEPDILLLDEPLSALDLKLRQHMRTELRAIQQQVGVTFIYITHDQGEALTMSDRVAVMSKGVIEQVGAPDQIYNRPRSSFVASFVGENNALKGVVQRQSEGMAALETPMGTFEARVGGGRKYKPGDEALLFVRPEQLVPGKAENAFQATLSRQEFEGATNHVFARAGETELRVSMVNAGLAGSVGSTGDTMSLGFAPMNATILPVGQIASEA; translated from the coding sequence ATGCCAGATTCCTCCCCAGCCAATTCCCCAGACCGCTCCGTTCTGCTTGATCACGTCTCCATCCGTTTTGGCAATTTCACCGCTGTCGATAACGCCAATCTCAAAATCAATTCCGGCGAATTCTTTTCCTTTCTCGGTCCCTCCGGCTGTGGCAAAACCACGCTGTTGCGCTGTATTTCGGGGTTTTCCGACCCCACCGAAGGCCGGGTTTTGATCGGCGCGAAAGACATGAAAGGTGTGGGGCCGAACAAGCGTCCGACCGCGTTGATCTTTCAACATCTGGCGTTGTTTCCACTGATGTCTGTGGCCGACAATATCGCGTTTCCGTTGGAAGTGCGCGGGGTGAGTAAAAAGCAGCGCCGTAGGAAAGCCGAAGAGCTGCTTGATATGATTGCGCTTCCGGGGATTGGCGACAAGAAGGTCTCGGAACTCTCTGGCGGGCAAAAACAGCGCGTGGCGATTGCCCGCGCTTTGGCGGTGGAGCCGGATATTTTGCTGTTGGACGAACCGCTTTCGGCGCTTGATCTCAAGCTGCGCCAACATATGCGCACCGAGCTGCGCGCCATCCAGCAACAGGTCGGCGTGACCTTTATCTACATCACCCACGATCAGGGCGAGGCCTTGACCATGTCGGATCGGGTGGCGGTGATGAGCAAGGGCGTGATCGAACAGGTCGGTGCGCCGGATCAGATTTACAATCGCCCTCGCTCCTCATTCGTGGCCTCTTTCGTTGGGGAAAACAATGCCTTGAAAGGTGTTGTTCAGAGACAGTCTGAAGGCATGGCGGCGCTGGAAACCCCGATGGGCACCTTTGAGGCCCGCGTCGGCGGCGGGCGCAAATATAAGCCCGGCGATGAGGCGTTGTTGTTTGTGCGCCCTGAACAATTGGTGCCCGGCAAGGCGGAAAACGCCTTTCAGGCGACGCTGTCGCGGCAAGAGTTTGAAGGTGCGACCAACCATGTGTTTGCGCGCGCGGGCGAGACCGAATTGCGCGTCTCCATGGTCAATGCGGGCCTGGCGGGTAGCGTGGGCAGCACGGGCGACACGATGTCACTGGGGTTTGCGCCGATGAATGCCACGATCCTGCCCGTGGGTCAGATCGCGAGCGAAGCATGA
- a CDS encoding extracellular solute-binding protein produces the protein MKTPNFNTSEGVARRGFLKGSAAVLGGLAAPALVSRSALASSGEINVMMWSDYLPESFVTAFEGSTGIKLNFTGIGSNDEIINKLKATGGEGFDIVSPTVNRNLLWAELGLLQPFDMTKVAIDKVNPAMALGEKHWNFEGKGTFWVPHIWGTEGVAWRTDQFTPAGEFPSYYDIWDDANAGKTMGRGHSMMLGLGLGMERLGLMEPGSMWAAYTTPEKMTEVWDVVLAHALEKKGNIKLIWNDSDTQKNGLLNEGVIVGQTWDGPPIALKNEGEPVMYRAPIEGAMAWVDGMAMPTGATNIDQAYAFIDACYNPEWAGEAIKTHGYNSPVLGADAFGGDIYAKNFADAYPGDALANLNAWPAEAPWYSEMRTEYTNKFLSA, from the coding sequence ATGAAGACACCCAATTTTAACACATCCGAAGGCGTCGCGCGACGCGGTTTCCTCAAAGGCTCCGCCGCAGTGCTGGGCGGTCTGGCGGCACCTGCGCTGGTCAGCCGTTCCGCGCTTGCCTCCTCGGGTGAAATCAACGTGATGATGTGGTCCGACTATTTGCCGGAAAGCTTTGTGACCGCTTTTGAGGGCTCGACGGGCATCAAGCTCAACTTCACCGGCATCGGTTCCAACGATGAAATCATCAACAAACTCAAAGCCACCGGCGGTGAGGGGTTTGACATCGTCTCACCGACTGTGAACCGCAACTTGTTGTGGGCCGAACTGGGCCTGTTGCAGCCGTTTGACATGACCAAAGTCGCCATCGACAAAGTCAATCCGGCGATGGCTCTGGGCGAAAAACATTGGAATTTTGAGGGCAAAGGCACGTTCTGGGTGCCGCATATCTGGGGCACCGAAGGGGTGGCGTGGCGCACCGATCAATTCACGCCCGCGGGCGAATTTCCGTCCTATTACGACATCTGGGATGATGCGAATGCGGGCAAAACCATGGGCCGGGGGCATTCGATGATGTTGGGGCTTGGTCTGGGCATGGAGCGCCTTGGCCTGATGGAGCCGGGGTCGATGTGGGCGGCGTATACGACGCCTGAGAAGATGACCGAAGTGTGGGATGTTGTTCTGGCCCATGCGCTTGAAAAGAAGGGCAATATCAAGCTGATTTGGAACGATTCCGACACCCAAAAGAACGGTCTTTTGAACGAAGGTGTCATTGTGGGTCAAACTTGGGATGGCCCGCCGATTGCGTTGAAAAACGAAGGTGAGCCGGTGATGTACCGCGCGCCGATTGAGGGTGCGATGGCCTGGGTTGACGGGATGGCGATGCCGACGGGTGCGACCAATATTGACCAAGCCTACGCCTTTATTGACGCCTGTTATAACCCGGAATGGGCGGGTGAGGCGATCAAAACCCACGGCTACAATTCGCCGGTTTTGGGGGCGGATGCCTTTGGTGGCGACATTTACGCCAAAAACTTTGCCGATGCCTATCCGGGCGACGCCTTGGCGAATTTGAACGCATGGCCAGCAGAGGCCCCTTGGTATTCGGAAATGCGCACTGAATACACCAACAAATTCCTCTCGGCCTGA
- a CDS encoding GntR family transcriptional regulator: MLERYFTPAFDQSASLQHQIQERLIQAILDGALSPVDPLPSSRSFAKAIGVSRNTISIVYERLNQDGFITAKARRGYFIDENLVREKLNVTPPRRSQERAVPPDFNLAYARRYTTQPNIAKRSDWRTFPYPFVYGQVGRDETSVARWRDCLRRAGTSRHVGTWADDLVDSDDPLLLEQIARRVLPQRGFRADPDEMLITVGAQNALWMVAELFADASKEIHIEDPVYVDARNIFAAHGARIVPTPVDRKGLKPGPELANADMVYVTPGINPRPM, translated from the coding sequence ATGTTGGAACGCTATTTTACCCCCGCCTTTGATCAAAGCGCCTCACTGCAACATCAGATCCAAGAGCGGCTCATTCAGGCGATTTTGGACGGCGCACTTTCGCCCGTCGATCCGTTGCCCTCCTCGCGCAGTTTTGCCAAAGCCATCGGCGTGTCACGCAACACCATTTCCATCGTCTATGAGCGGCTGAACCAAGACGGGTTCATCACCGCCAAAGCTCGACGCGGCTATTTTATCGACGAAAATCTCGTGCGCGAAAAACTCAATGTGACCCCACCGCGCCGCTCGCAAGAGCGCGCCGTGCCCCCCGATTTCAACCTCGCCTATGCCCGGCGCTACACCACCCAACCCAACATCGCCAAACGCAGCGACTGGCGCACATTCCCCTACCCGTTCGTTTATGGTCAGGTCGGGCGCGATGAGACCTCGGTGGCGCGCTGGCGCGATTGTTTGCGCCGGGCGGGCACGTCGCGCCATGTCGGCACCTGGGCCGATGATCTGGTCGACAGTGACGATCCGCTACTTTTGGAACAGATCGCGCGGCGCGTGCTACCCCAGCGCGGCTTTCGCGCCGATCCCGACGAGATGTTGATCACGGTGGGGGCGCAAAACGCACTATGGATGGTGGCGGAATTGTTTGCCGATGCCAGCAAAGAGATCCATATCGAAGACCCGGTCTATGTCGATGCCCGCAATATTTTCGCCGCCCATGGTGCACGGATTGTGCCCACGCCGGTGGATCGTAAGGGGTTGAAACCCGGTCCAGAATTGGCGAACGCCGATATGGTCTACGTCACGCCGGGCATCAATCCCCGACCAATGTGA
- a CDS encoding PLP-dependent aminotransferase family protein: MERRLALIEAASNHDFLILEDDYEHELNFLGAQHPTLKALDPCGRVIHVGSLTKPLFPGIRLGFIAADRAVIKELRALRRLMYRHPSALAQRAMALFLAEGHYDAHIRRHRRAMSEKWHMMLREIDRQLPDCQATATTGGSGIWMALPEGMDAGDVFTAAEARGVLVENGTLHYLRPNPPRNQLRLGFGAIDLAKIAPGIGELKRAIDAVRSA; encoded by the coding sequence ATGGAACGGCGTTTGGCCTTGATCGAAGCGGCCTCCAACCATGATTTCCTCATCCTTGAGGACGATTACGAACATGAGCTGAACTTTTTGGGCGCTCAACATCCGACCTTGAAGGCGCTTGATCCCTGCGGGCGGGTGATCCATGTCGGCTCGCTCACCAAACCGCTGTTTCCCGGCATCCGCCTTGGCTTTATCGCCGCCGATCGCGCGGTGATCAAGGAGCTGCGCGCGCTCAGGCGGTTGATGTACCGCCACCCCTCGGCTCTGGCGCAACGCGCGATGGCGCTGTTTCTTGCGGAAGGCCATTATGACGCCCATATCCGCCGCCACCGCCGCGCCATGTCGGAAAAATGGCACATGATGCTGCGCGAGATTGACCGGCAATTGCCCGACTGTCAGGCGACGGCAACCACCGGCGGGTCCGGCATCTGGATGGCCCTGCCCGAGGGCATGGACGCAGGCGATGTGTTCACCGCCGCCGAAGCGCGCGGGGTTTTGGTGGAAAACGGCACGCTGCATTACCTGCGCCCCAACCCGCCACGCAATCAATTGCGACTGGGGTTTGGGGCGATTGATCTGGCCAAAATCGCGCCGGGAATTGGCGAATTGAAACGGGCGATTGACGCGGTGCGTTCGGCCTAA
- a CDS encoding aldehyde dehydrogenase family protein yields the protein MTNIASTFPDASAVFAAYRSLNLVGGERVPVAVGLDVLNPATGAVLGQAAASKAPETNAAVEAAKAAGAVWAAMPARERGKRVAAAGRALAEHAELVAQVLARETGKAIRTECRGEVAVCADIMEFYGGLGSELKGETIPFNPRMLTMTVREPLGVVAAIVPWNVPLVLMMLKIAPALVAGNTVVVKASEEAPFATYLAAEIVMDHLPAGVLNVINGTGPDCGAALTAHPDVAKITFTGSEAVGETVYKAAAERIVPASLELGGKSPMIICADADLSKAVAGAISGMRFTRQGQSCTASSRIYVHDSLYEAFLTALTAKLDALVIGDPLDEATDIGTIINAKQAKVVADYVAMAEAAPGAKIVRCGKMPEGAGLSPDLFARPTLLLGLAEDHPCVQNEIFGPVAVIQTWSDYEDVIARANDSRYGLAATVWTQSLSMALDATARLNAGYVQVNQNLTIQPNVSYGGFGRSGLGKEASLEAMLAHFTRSKTIVMSFD from the coding sequence ATGACCAACATTGCATCCACATTCCCCGACGCCTCCGCCGTCTTCGCGGCCTATCGCAGCCTCAATCTTGTGGGCGGCGAACGCGTGCCTGTGGCGGTGGGACTGGACGTGTTGAACCCGGCCACGGGTGCGGTTTTGGGGCAGGCCGCAGCCTCGAAAGCCCCCGAGACGAACGCCGCCGTTGAGGCCGCCAAAGCCGCCGGGGCCGTATGGGCCGCGATGCCCGCGCGCGAGCGCGGCAAACGGGTCGCGGCCGCCGGGCGGGCCTTGGCCGAACACGCCGAATTGGTGGCGCAGGTCTTGGCGCGCGAGACCGGCAAGGCCATTCGCACCGAATGCCGGGGCGAGGTCGCGGTCTGTGCTGACATTATGGAATTTTACGGCGGGCTGGGCTCGGAACTCAAAGGCGAAACCATCCCGTTCAACCCGCGTATGTTGACGATGACGGTGCGCGAGCCATTGGGTGTTGTCGCGGCGATTGTGCCGTGGAACGTGCCGCTTGTTTTGATGATGCTCAAAATTGCGCCGGCTTTGGTGGCGGGCAACACGGTGGTGGTGAAGGCCTCCGAAGAAGCGCCCTTTGCCACCTATTTGGCGGCTGAAATCGTGATGGACCACCTGCCTGCTGGCGTGTTGAATGTGATCAACGGCACGGGGCCGGATTGTGGCGCGGCGCTGACCGCGCACCCGGATGTGGCGAAAATCACCTTTACCGGCTCTGAGGCCGTGGGGGAAACCGTCTACAAAGCCGCCGCCGAACGGATCGTGCCCGCGTCCTTGGAATTGGGCGGCAAAAGCCCGATGATCATCTGCGCCGATGCCGATCTGAGCAAAGCCGTGGCGGGGGCGATTTCTGGTATGCGGTTCACCCGTCAGGGCCAAAGCTGTACGGCCTCGTCGCGGATATATGTCCATGACAGCCTGTATGAGGCCTTCCTCACCGCGTTGACCGCCAAATTGGACGCGCTGGTGATTGGCGATCCCTTGGATGAGGCCACCGACATCGGCACGATCATCAACGCCAAACAGGCCAAGGTGGTGGCGGACTATGTCGCCATGGCCGAGGCCGCGCCGGGCGCGAAAATTGTCCGCTGTGGCAAAATGCCAGAAGGCGCGGGCCTGTCGCCCGATCTCTTTGCCCGACCGACGTTGTTGCTCGGTCTGGCCGAAGATCACCCCTGTGTGCAAAATGAAATCTTTGGCCCCGTGGCGGTGATCCAAACATGGTCCGACTATGAGGACGTGATCGCGCGGGCCAACGACAGCCGTTATGGTTTGGCCGCGACCGTGTGGACCCAAAGCCTGTCGATGGCCTTGGATGCGACCGCGCGGCTCAACGCGGGCTATGTGCAGGTCAACCAAAACCTGACGATCCAGCCCAACGTGTCCTACGGCGGGTTTGGGCGGTCGGGTTTGGGCAAAGAGGCGTCTTTGGAGGCGATGCTCGCGCATTTTACCCGTTCGAAAACCATCGTGATGAGTTTCGATTAG
- a CDS encoding aminotransferase family protein, whose protein sequence is MYDNDLSAVVSADRAHVWHHMFQHQLLESRDPRIIVEGKGMLVWDQNGREFLDAVSGGVWTVNVGYGRERIANAVRDQLIKMNYFAGSAGSIPAATFAEKLTEKTPGLSRVYYCNSGSEANEKAFKMVRQIAHQRYGGKKSKILYRDRDYHGTTIATLSACGQQQRATHYGPFVPDFVQVPHCLEYRKQWDVENYGLRAAEAIEEVILREGPDTVGALCLEPVTAGGGVITPPEGYWEKVQEICQKYDILLHIDEVVCGMGRTGEWFGYQNYGIKPDFITAAKGVASGYAAIAVLITTDEVFSMFKDAPEDQLNHFRDISTFGGCTAGPAAALENMAIIEEEGLLANTTAMGTRLMEGLAMLEDKHPLIGNIRGKGLFCGAELVADRDTKEPLAEKLVQAVVAECDKQGVIIGATMRSIPGFNNTLCFSPALISGPSEIDRILDAVDNGLTTVEATL, encoded by the coding sequence ATGTATGACAATGATCTCTCTGCCGTCGTCAGCGCCGATCGCGCTCATGTGTGGCACCATATGTTCCAACACCAACTGCTCGAGAGCCGCGATCCGCGGATCATCGTCGAGGGCAAGGGCATGTTGGTTTGGGATCAGAATGGCCGCGAATTTTTGGACGCGGTGTCGGGCGGCGTGTGGACCGTCAACGTCGGCTACGGGCGTGAACGGATCGCCAACGCAGTGCGCGATCAGTTGATCAAAATGAACTATTTCGCGGGGTCTGCCGGGTCCATTCCGGCGGCGACATTTGCCGAAAAACTCACCGAGAAAACCCCCGGTCTGAGCCGCGTGTATTACTGTAACTCCGGCTCGGAAGCCAATGAAAAGGCGTTTAAAATGGTGCGCCAGATCGCGCATCAACGCTATGGCGGCAAGAAATCCAAAATCCTCTATCGTGATCGCGATTATCACGGCACCACCATCGCCACGCTGTCGGCCTGTGGCCAACAACAACGCGCCACACATTATGGCCCTTTCGTGCCTGATTTCGTCCAAGTGCCGCATTGCCTTGAGTACCGCAAACAATGGGACGTAGAGAATTATGGCCTGCGCGCCGCTGAGGCGATCGAAGAGGTGATCCTGCGCGAAGGCCCGGACACTGTGGGCGCGCTCTGCCTTGAACCCGTGACCGCAGGCGGTGGCGTGATCACCCCGCCCGAGGGCTATTGGGAAAAGGTCCAGGAGATCTGTCAAAAATACGACATTCTGTTGCACATCGACGAGGTGGTGTGTGGCATGGGCCGGACCGGCGAATGGTTTGGCTATCAGAACTACGGTATCAAACCGGACTTCATCACCGCCGCCAAAGGCGTGGCCTCGGGCTATGCCGCCATCGCGGTGTTGATCACCACGGATGAGGTGTTTTCGATGTTCAAAGATGCCCCCGAAGACCAACTCAACCACTTTCGCGACATCTCTACCTTTGGCGGCTGTACGGCAGGTCCGGCGGCGGCACTTGAAAACATGGCGATCATCGAAGAAGAGGGCTTGCTTGCCAACACCACAGCCATGGGCACGCGCCTGATGGAAGGTTTGGCGATGCTCGAAGACAAGCACCCGTTGATTGGCAACATTCGCGGCAAGGGCTTGTTCTGTGGCGCGGAATTGGTGGCAGATCGCGACACCAAAGAGCCATTGGCCGAAAAGCTGGTGCAGGCGGTTGTGGCCGAGTGCGACAAGCAAGGCGTGATCATCGGCGCGACCATGCGCTCGATCCCCGGCTTCAACAACACGCTGTGTTTCTCGCCAGCGCTGATCTCTGGGCCGTCCGAGATCGACCGGATTTTGGATGCGGTGGACAACGGGTTGACCACAGTTGAGGCGACACTTTAA
- the eutC gene encoding ethanolamine ammonia-lyase subunit EutC, with the protein MSDLDNADPWAKLRAATVARIGLGRTGAGLPTESNLSFQYAHARARDAVHSALDIEALVRDLAPAEVIRVASAAPDRATYLRRPDLGRKLAVGEAEHLNARAPCDVAFVIADGLSSAAVQTHAAAVVHACVPKLSGLRIGPVVIAAQARVAIGDEIGDLLGARLVVVLIGERPGLSVADSLGAYLTFDPRVGRRDSDRNCLSNIHGKGGMSPDEAARKIAWLTRAALTLGLTGTGLKEDSGQIEMENAPRIDGA; encoded by the coding sequence ATGAGTGATCTGGACAATGCCGATCCATGGGCCAAGCTGCGCGCGGCCACCGTTGCGCGGATCGGGTTGGGCCGCACGGGGGCGGGTCTGCCAACAGAGTCCAATCTGAGCTTTCAATACGCCCATGCCCGCGCCCGCGATGCGGTGCATTCGGCGTTGGATATTGAGGCGTTGGTGCGGGATTTGGCTCCGGCCGAGGTGATCCGCGTCGCCTCTGCCGCACCGGATCGCGCCACCTATCTGCGCCGCCCGGATTTGGGGCGCAAATTGGCCGTGGGCGAGGCGGAACACCTCAACGCCCGCGCGCCTTGTGATGTGGCCTTTGTCATCGCGGATGGGCTGTCCTCGGCGGCTGTGCAAACCCATGCGGCGGCGGTGGTTCATGCCTGTGTGCCGAAATTGTCGGGGCTGAGGATCGGCCCGGTTGTCATCGCTGCGCAGGCCCGCGTGGCGATTGGCGATGAGATCGGCGATCTCTTGGGGGCGCGGCTTGTGGTGGTCTTGATTGGCGAGCGTCCCGGGTTGAGCGTGGCCGACAGTTTGGGCGCCTATCTGACCTTTGATCCGCGGGTTGGCCGACGCGACAGCGACCGAAATTGTCTGTCCAACATCCATGGCAAGGGCGGGATGAGCCCGGATGAGGCGGCGCGAAAAATTGCGTGGCTGACCCGCGCGGCGCTCACATTGGGCCTCACGGGCACAGGTTTGAAAGAGGACAGTGGACAGATTGAAATGGAAAATGCCCCGCGCATTGACGGGGCATAA